The DNA sequence GTGACCTAATAGTGCACAATTTTACAGATGTCTAATTCACCTTCATCATAACTTTTCATTGTTTTAcattacatcaaacacacacacacacacacacacacacacacacacacacacacacacacacaaaccttccgtttatttccaggtttaaagtgcactttgaatcccagattttcacagtagtctcagttttttttttttttactccattgTAGATTTAACTGGCAATACTCTGACAATTTGCATAAGACTGACACAATTACCGAAACGTATTCCTCAAGTATCACTGCGGTGAGCCGAAATGTCTGTGGTGATGGTGGTGATGGCCAATTCCTTAAATAGGCAGCAGAATTGTACAGATTCACAAACGTCCCCAGTAACGAGTTACCAAGTGAATGACGCACCATATGAGACCACCCATCCACCAGAATATAAAAAGCACAGCGGGCACAGCGCAGATCTCACTGCAAAGAGAGGACGGGGTGCTGCGCATTCCCAATACCGACGTCCTGTCACGCACACATCAGCGCCGTTCTGGCTGATACGAGCAAACAGCATGGAGGTGAACACAACTGAACAGCCACTTCTTTCAGTTGATGGCACCGAGACGCTCTCCTGTTGCGACTATCATCCTGAAGGCGACGCAACAGCTGAAGCGCACTCGCATTGCCTGCGAGCCAAAGCTGCGGTGAATCGCGCATCGTCCTCGACGAGTCTGCAGGTTCCAGACGCTCATTTGCACAAGCTCCCCATCATAAAAACGGAAACATCACACTGGAGACATCCAGAAAAAAAGACACGGGTGGTGAGGTCGTCCAGCACTGGAAACCGACACTCGTCGTCTGAACGTAACTCGCGGCGATCTCTGGACCCCTTCTCCGCGTCTCAGCTCCATCAAACAAAGCTTATGAGATATGAGAGTAAAAACGACGATCTGGTCACCATTAAGCCCAGTCATTACCGGCGCCTAGTTGTTCTCGGCGCACCCAGAGTGGGTAAAACGGCAGTCATCCGGCGTTTCTTGGGTGATGGATTCGAGGACCTTTACGAGCCAACGACAGAAGACTTTCATAGCAAACTGTACCACATCCGAGGAGAGAGATATCAGCTAGATATCCTGGACGCGTCCAAAGAAAGAGACTTTCCTGCCAAACGAAGACTTTCTATTCTGACAGGTCAGtacaatcttaaaggaatattccgggttcagtacaagttaagctcaatcaacagcatttgtggcataatattgattaccaatcACTAGCAAAAAATTTTTCTAtttgaccctccttttctttaaaaatatggcaaaaatatgagacacttacaatggaagtcaatgcgGCCAacccgtaaatgttaaaatacacactgtttcaaaagtatagccacaagacgtaaacaatatgtgtgtaaacatgattttagtgtgataaaatcacatacatttcagtgtaaagttatggTCAATTTTATAACTTTGGTGTCATGGCGACGTAGCTAACGCTAAAcgctaaaacaaccataaaaatgacgatttaaacacctttacagctcaaataacacatgagttttaacagaagatttaatgtaagtgcttttataaaattataagcttcacatttctgcctttaaaccctccaaaaaatggccccgttcacttccattgtacgagcttcgatttttttaagaaaaggagggacgagtcgaaattattttggTCATTTCAATTCCTTCATATGTCAACCAAGAATGAAAAAGTTCTTATTTGGTGCATTTTATTTCAACAGGTGACATATTCCTCCTCGTGTTCAGCGTGACCGACAGAGAGTCTTTCGATGAGGTGTGCTCGTTACGTGAGGAGGTTTTCGCTGCCAAATCCAAGCTGAAGAAATCCAAAGAAAACAGACAGCTGCCTATTATAATATGCGGCAATAAATCTGATTTCAATTCCTTGAGAGCTGTGCACCAGTCCGATGTCCGCCAGTGTCTCGGGGAGGACAGTGTCCTCTTTGAGGTGTCCGCTAAAGACTGCACGAAACTGGAGGAGATGTTCGAGGCTCTGGTGGTGCTGGGGGGGCTCCCAACAGAAACCAGACCCTCTCTCCACCGAGACATCTCCATTCACACGTATGAAGCGCTGAGCAATAGAAAGAGAAACAAAAGAGCCATTGGGCCGCTGGCCATAAGTGAGCCGTGTGGGGCTGTGCACCCGCTCGCCCGCAGACCGAGTTTTAATAGTGATCTGCGGCGCGTGATGGGGCCCACCACCCCGAAACGAAGTACGCCTATTGAGAGGTGTCAAATACAGTAAGAGTAACACTAGTGACTCTGTTTCAAACCCATGAATAATATTTATTCAAGTATGTAAGAATTATCATATTCTATAAGTTCTTGGCTGGACCAAAGGACAGACTCTATGACAATGTATTTGTGAAATGTCTTTAAAAGTATTCTAATGTAAGCGAGTTAAGCGTGGTTCCTTGATGTTGAGTGCATTACCTCAAATATGTTTCCACGTACATTTGAATTCTAATACAGACATCAAAGACGCAGTGACACGCCATGTTTTTCATAATACTGAGTGGGACACTTTTGTTTCTATGTTTTATGACAGACAACAATAAAAGACCCACTGTGCTTTACAAAGAATGAgttctgtttttttcttctaaCAATAAATAGACATGTTCAGGGGTGAAGCAACAATTAGGGGAGAGCAGGGCACAAAccaacactttttggttttcttaagtttgtgtaaatgcacttggggttcaaagtatttttcttttttcacattcattttaaaaatttcTGCTACAAATATGTGGTCTTATTTCGTGAATAGAGCATATACTTTTTTGCCATCTACCTGGAAAAATGGAAAGTGAAATGTTTCAACagaggggcacattgtaacatgacCATATGACAGCTAAAAAAACCCTCTAACAGCTGTATCTAAATAAAATATCTAGAagataaacttaaagggatagttcacccaaaactgaaaattctcacattgactcaccctcatgccatcccagatttggatgacttttttctgcagaacataaattaagatttttataagaatatttcagctctgtaggtccatacaatgcaagtgaatggtgaccagaactcagaaggtccaaaaagcacataaaagcagcataaaagtaatccatataactccagtggttatatccatgtcttctgaatcaatATGACAGGTATGGGTCAATatttagatcaatatttaagtccttttttactataaatcttcacatttgaccagccccaaccagtatgtggttgaatgtgaaagtgaagatttgcaagtgaaaaaggacttaaatattttctcaccaacacctatcatatcgcttcagaagacattgtttaaaccactggattacttggATTagttttatactgccttttgaccttcaaagttctggtcaccattcacttgtattgtatggacctacagagctgagagattcttctaaaaatcttcgtttgtgttttgcagaagaaagaacgtcatacaaatctggtatggcatgagggtgattaaatgatgagagagttatcatttctgggtgaactattcctttaaatattataattatataaatatttttatattgtggttgtggtttggatgtgacgttctttatttattttcctcaagGACCTCATTTGCTTTAGCTCACTCAGGAGAAAGAAAAAGTTCCAAAAGTTTCCATTTGATAAACTAGGCCTTCAAGCTTTAAGAACGAATTTATGAAACTCTGATACGTTTTGTAATGTGTTCGGCCCAGATTTCAGATCGTTCTTACTCCCCTGCGCATGTCTTTTAAGGACAAACCATTGCACATACGGTAGACCCTATATGGATGAACAACGAGAAGAAAGTAGTGGGTGGTGAAGGCATATTTCTCATCTTCTGCAATGTCTTGAATCATCATTGCTGTGCTGGCGTACAGTCCTGTCTATTAGTTAGAAACAGCGCCCACTCTCTCATAGGTGTCAGTGTCTCACAATAAAACCGTGCTTTGCATAATAGAAATTATACAACATGTTATATCGCTATAGGAAGAGATGAATTCCCCCCAGACTTGAaatatgcaaataacatgcagCTTAGAAAGACCTAGCTACTTACAGCACAAAAGATTTACTGCATGCACAAAACAGACACAAtacctttaggggtacaacagcttgtcactggggcagtaccctcaaaAGGTACACCCACTGTATCCTTTATATGTTATTCAGAATGTATTTGTACCTTAACTGTCCTGAAAGGGCATATATTATTACCCTAAGTGTCTTATGTGTCCCTAAAAGTTACATATTAGTACCTTAAGGTGTAAAGAATGTACAGTGGGTGTGCCTTggagggtactgccccagtgacgAGCTATTGTACCCTTAAAGTACAATTTTTGCACTTTTTGTCTGACAGTGTATTTAAAGTAAAGTACTGGTGGTTGCAGCACAAGAGATTGCATAAAGAGCAAGATGAATGATTCATGTTTCTTCAGTGACCTCCTTCCCACAGTGTATGTGGGTGTTTTGGAGAAGAGTAACTTCAAATGGCAAATGTAATGAGAAATCAGATGCCACTCAAGACAACAAAACCCTAAGAATACAGTACACACTACATTTCATAAATCAAGAGAAGACAATCATCAGGGGTCGGTGTGCATGTCTTGTCAGAGTTTTCTGGGCAAAATTTGAAAATATTGCTGTaactttttacacatttttgatGTGTCTGACAGCACAGAGATAAAGGGACCGTTTTGATTCTAATTTGATGGTGAAATTCTATAATATGTCAAGTTTACATAAACCATAATTCTGTGAAGGCTTTTGAGCCCTGAACATCTGTAAATAAatattagatgtgtgtgtgtaacgGGGAGTTTTTTTGAACAACACCTGGTCAGTTATAACATTAAATAACCAcagccaaaagaagaaaaaagcatGTCCATAGtccaaaattaaacatttctctgcTCCACAGGGAAGAGTCTGTCTCATTCTTACTTTATTGTTCATTTGCTTTAAAATGACTTTATTTGAACTTTCTCTGATGTAAAGTGTTATCTGTCCCTCTGAATGTCTGTCTCTCTGCTGGTGCACCATGTCCTCATGATGCCGCTGCTTTGGAGAAACATCTCTAGTTCTAGCAGCAGTGTGGGTAAGATGCTGTCCAGTAAAGCCAAGCCTTCCCAGGAACACAGCAAACCACTGCAACATCAAGATCAAGGGGGGATTTATGGGTAGCTGAAAATGTAATGCATAATCACACTTGGGTTGTATAAATTGTAAGAATTTACAGAAAATATTAAAGATATAACAACGTCACCTGTCATCAAGAATAAGAAGtcccggggggcctgggtagcttagcgagtaaagacgctgactatcactcctggagtcgtgagttggaatccaaggtgtgctgagtgactccagcctggactctgaagcaaccaaattggcccggttgctagggagggtagagtcacatggggtaaacctcctcatggtcgcgattagtggttcttgctctcaatggggcacgtggtaagttgtgcgtagttcgcggagagtagcatgagcctccacgtgctgtgagtctccgcagtgtcatgcacagcgagccacgtgataagatgcgcggattgactgtctcagaagcggaggcaactgagacttgtcctccgccacccggattgaggtgagtaaccgtgtcaccatgaggacctactaagtagtgggaattgggcattccaaattgggagaaaaggggatacaaataaataaataaataaaaataaataaataaaaaagaataagaaGTCCTGCTGCTTGCAATTCCTGAATGTTATCTGACAGCCCAAAAATTTAATGGAGGTCTGCTTCTGGATTGAATTGTTGCTCCCAGTGCTACAcagtttaacaaaaacaaaacaaaaaaatggttaGACATCAGTCACCAACGTCATGTAAAAATGCATTAGGGTGAATCTCAAAAGAACATGTCCAGATCATATTTAAACaaagtaataataacaattattattattttgatgtatatattgcataaagaaaatgaagcctattgtAATACCATTTGcatcgtgacattattttcatgacaactaaGCACATTTCCCCTTAAAAATTACCATTACCACAATGTGCCTAGATGTTATActtttgagtatttgtgtaattCCCATTTTTCTCTATGGTGATTTTCAGTAGGTTCTCATAACggtaataaagtatttttttacagtaatacaataaaagtaaaactgtaatacattgatttttaaaatgtaaatcatcGTAAAATATAGTaatcataatatatatttaacttaaataatacataattttttttaattaccgtAATAGTTGGGGTGGAAAAtgtgattgtcatgaaaataatgtctgatgcaataatgcaaaaaatcttaatgatttaaattaagattttttgcattattgcatcagacattattttcatgacaatcacaTTGTCTGCTCGGATGCAGACTGTAGAACCAGATGTTTGGATACGACGGGTTCAGCATCAAGGTCATGGATAATGCTGACGAATACAGCTCGATCATCATGGCTcgatcatcaaaaaaaaaaaaaaaaaaaaaaaaaaaaaaaaaaatatatatatatatatatatatatatatatatatatatttattttttttcccttttgattTTCGGGTGAGCTAGGGACCCAGACATTATATTGGCCTGTTCGTGAGATTTCCCTATTtgtcctaaaaaaaataaataaataaaaataaataaatttggacTACAAATCTATTGCTCTTACAGGCTATGATGATCGAGCTGTATTCGTCAGCATGTTCCATGACCTTGTTGCTGAACCCCTCGTATCCAAACATCTGGTTCTAAAGTCTGGGTCTGAGCTTCCTTCTGAGCTCCTTCCACTGCTCGTGGCACAAAGCATCCATGTGCCCCTAACAGATGgtaggtacatttaaaaaaatatgaaatcttATATAAATCTCTCATCAAaaagcatttccatctgcagaactgctgctcactgtatgttttttgtttttggcaccattcggagagttcatgagagaggtcaacagagaatggccagactggtttgaactgacaaagtctatggtaactcagataactgctctgtacaattgtggtgagaagaatatcatctcaaaatgctattctgagatgcaggttggaaCTGTTTtggtgcacgagggggacctacacaatattaggcaggtggttttaatgttgtggctgatcagtttatgtatatatatatatatatatatatatatgtgtgtgtgtgtgtgtgtgtgtgtgtgtgtgtgtgtgtgtgtagttaccAGATTagtgcatacagtatgtgtattaaTGTACTGCTGGCCCATCCAGTAACCGATATTGTGTTCACTGACAGCTTTCTACAATAAATACACCAGAAGCTaatcaaaaacatttacaaatacatatgGGAAAATGTATATCctaggtcctgtaactggtcatcATTTCTGGTCACATTCAATCaagttttttaccatttttaatcccctttttgcCCTCAGAATCACAAGTTCATGTGGTTGTGACAACTGAATTTTTACATGTACAAATAGTCTCATGAAAATGACATGGCTGTGGCCACATTTTTGCAACATGAAATTACATTCAGTTCCTTACACTTATCGACACAGTTCtaaggtgaaatatccactgcaTGGCACTAAAAGAGATTTGTGCTGTTCTCCCAAAAAGATTAGGTGTTTAAGGTTTACGCATTATACATTATTAAATGAAGAAAACCGATCTCCcaatcctaaaccttaaacctgctTCCATCAGtgttataaaagcaaatgtgatattAAAAACACAGTTGCTGAAGCCactacgtcattttgtggtgcttctgtacTCACGTGTCGAATGGCGTGCTCTTGAGGAttcataccccggtcctttgcatcacaagtagTGCaaagctctatcagttgagctaccacacaactcacacttgaataagcttgtaaaagtagttgattatgtaatgcaaacattaacatgcattttcttacaagtcatgtgctataataaaagtgtttagaagtcataagacagcattgtgtgaggaacaaagtgaaaattaagtgtttatgtACTGATAATCAGCTGTTTCACTCGTGATTTATGTAGAAGTCAATAAAAGTAATTGTGATTTTagtacctctagtgttcatttcaccaggaaactgctgtgatatgtaAAATGAgccatgaaaaaaatcattttgcaaaagtatagtaacgtgattctgagACCAGGTTTCTCAATTAATATAGATCATAAAAACGGCATGCAGAATAATTATAGATATTGATTATTTAGCATGCCACACTGCAGGAAACTGCtcgaaatttcatgtcaattaaccatttatgcatttggcagacatttcAATTCaatgcaacttacagtgcattcaaggtaaatATTTTATCAGTATATGTGTTCCCTGGGACTCAAAATTTTGTCATTAATTCAAACTCATGTTGTCTCAAACTCCTGTCTTTTTTTCATGGGAACACGGTgtcaggattgtatgtgtttttgttccatgccatgttttgttcctgtcatgtgatcttgtcatgtggtcccctggttatgtgatttcatgttttccctccatgttcatgtgtcttgttttcattggtttattgtctagttatcttgttatcagttctgtcttttcattgattaacttgtttgtcttgttacacttgtccatgtttttaagcctcatgtttgccattgtctgtggtcaggtattgtgtgtatGTAACCTTGTTGAATGTAACttggttgtcaagtcaagtcaagtcaagtcaagtcaagtcaagtcaagcttaTGCCAAGTTtgtgtttcattcatgtttgtagttagggttttggatatcacgagttggaataaatttgctcTTGGGTTCTTTATGTCATTGTCTttatcattgccagtgccagcaacatcgttacaCACAGtaggagatttatttattttaagaatcttcacgcagctcttttccatataacaacAGTTCACAGTGGCCACGACAGTCAAGCTTAAAACAAATCAGAGTTGTTATTTACAGATAATCTTCACCTCTGCAGAAGCTCTCAAAACTCATTCAAGTTTCcattctgattaaaaaaaaatggctcctTGCCACATTGTCGCCATGTTTGATGC is a window from the Myxocyprinus asiaticus isolate MX2 ecotype Aquarium Trade chromosome 13, UBuf_Myxa_2, whole genome shotgun sequence genome containing:
- the LOC127449790 gene encoding GTP-binding protein Rhes-like, with the protein product MEVNTTEQPLLSVDGTETLSCCDYHPEGDATAEAHSHCLRAKAAVNRASSSTSLQVPDAHLHKLPIIKTETSHWRHPEKKTRVVRSSSTGNRHSSSERNSRRSLDPFSASQLHQTKLMRYESKNDDLVTIKPSHYRRLVVLGAPRVGKTAVIRRFLGDGFEDLYEPTTEDFHSKLYHIRGERYQLDILDASKERDFPAKRRLSILTGDIFLLVFSVTDRESFDEVCSLREEVFAAKSKLKKSKENRQLPIIICGNKSDFNSLRAVHQSDVRQCLGEDSVLFEVSAKDCTKLEEMFEALVVLGGLPTETRPSLHRDISIHTYEALSNRKRNKRAIGPLAISEPCGAVHPLARRPSFNSDLRRVMGPTTPKRSTPIERCQIQ